The Kribbella sp. HUAS MG21 genome includes the window ATCGCCGACAAGCTGCGCAAGGCCATCGGCCACGGGGAGATCAAGCCAGGTACGCAGCTCGGCGAGGCCGACCTGGCGCGCAAGCTCGGGGTCAGCCGCGGCCCGTTGCGCGAGGGCATGCAGCGCCTGACCCAGGAGGGCCTGCTGGTCTCGATCCGCAACCGCGGCCTGTTCGTCATCGACATGACGCCGGACGACATCCGCGACATGTACCTCGCCCGCGAGGCCATCGAACGCGCCGCGGCCCACAAGATCCTGCAGGGCAACTACGAGGCGGCCGGTACGGCGCTGCTCGCGATCGCGAACAAGATGCTCGACGCCGACGGCGATCCGAAGGCGATCGGCGAACTCGACATCGCGTTCCACGAACTGCTCGTCCGGCTGGCCGGCAGCCCGCGGCTGACGCGGATGCACCAGACGTCCATCGTCGAGACCCGCATGTGCATCCACGCCCTCGAGGAGACGTACCTCGCCGCCGACGCCCGCGCCCTGGAGCACGAACGCCTCGCCAACGCCATCCGAACCGGCGACCCCGAACGCACCGACCGCCTCCTGATGGACCACATGGACGACGCCATAGAACGCCTCGTCAACCGCACCGCCGAGCCCACCAGCCGCTGAACCCCACCGGCCGGTGGATCAGTCGTTGACTGCTATGCCGATGTACTTGGTTTCGAGGAATTCTTCGATGCCTACGGAGCCGCCTTCGCGGCCGAGGCCAGATTGTTTTACGCCGCCGAAGGGGGCGGCGGGGTTGGAGACGATGCCTTGGTTGAGGCCTACCATGCCGGTTTCTATCGACTCGGCGACGCGGAGGGCGCGGCGTAGGTCGTTCGTGAAGACGTAGGCGACCAGGCCGTACTCCGTGTCGTTGGCGGCCCGGACCACCTCCTCCTCGGTGCTGAAGGCGGTCAGCGGTGCCACCGGGCCGAAGATCTCCTGGTCGGCCATCGCCGCCTCCCGCGGTACGCCGGTCAGCACCGTCGGCGGGTAGAAGTACCCGTTGCCGTCAGCAACCTCTCCGCCGGTCAGCACCGTCGCACCACGGTCGACCGCGTCCGCGACCAGCGCGCGGACCTTCGCCAGCCCGGCCTCGTCGATCAGCGGGCCTACCTGTACGTCCGGCTCGGTCCCGCGGCCGACCGTCAGCGCGCCCATCCGTTCCGCGAGCCGGCGCCCGAACTCGTCGATCACCGACTCGTGCACGAAGATCCGGTTGGCCGCCGTACACGCCTCGCCCATGTTCCGCATCTTCGCCGCGATCGCGCCGGTCACGGCCTCGTCCAGGTCCGCATCCTCGAACACGATGAACGGCGCGTTGCCGCCGAGCTCGAGCGACGTCCGCAGTACCTTCTCCGCGCACTGCTCGAGCAGGATCCGCCCGACCCGCGTGGACCCGGTGAACGACAGCTTCCGCGCGAGTCCGGAGCGGATCAGCGGCTCCATTACTCCGCCCGCGTCCATCGCCGTGACGCAATTGACCGCGCCCGCCGGCAGGCCGGCCTCGGCCAGGATCCCCATCAGCGCGAGCATCGACAGCGGCGTCTGGTGCGCGGGCTTGATGACACTCGTACAACCCGCAGCGATCGCAGGCCCGAGCTTGCGGGTCCCCATCGCCATCGGGAAGTTCCACGGCGTGATCAGCAGGCACGGCCCGACCGGCTGCTTGGTGATCAGGAACCGCGCGTTCCCGGCCGGTGCCGTCTGGTACCCGCCGTCGATCCGCAGCGCCTCCCCTGCGAAGTGCCGGAAGAACTCGGCCGCGTACGCGATCTCGCCACGCGCCTCCGCCAGCGGCTTGCCCATCTCCAGCGTCATCAACAACGCGAGCTCGTCGACGCGGTCCATCAACAGCTGGTACGCCGTCATCAACAGGTCCGAGCGTTCTCGCGGTGACGTCGCGGCGAAGGCCGGCTGCGCGGCGACCGCGGCCTCGAGCGCCGCGCGACCGTCCGCGGGCGAAGCGTCCGCGACCGCGCACAGCACCTTCCCGGTGGACGGATCGACCACGTCGAACGTCGTACCGCGGTCCGCGTCGACCCATTTCCCGTCGATGAACAGCCGCTTCTCGACGGCCTCGACCACCGTGGACTCGTCCATGAGCACCCCTTCACCGGCCTCGTGAGCTGAGATACGCTGATTGTCGACAATCTACCATCCTACGACTGGAGGGGAAGTCCGTGGCCGAGCTCTCACAGATCCTGAAACAGGCAACCGGCGTGGTCGCCGCCCGTGGTGAGGGCGTCCAGCTGTTCGACGAGGACGACCGCAGGTACCTCGACTTCACCGCGGGCATCGGCGTCACGTCGACCGGCCACTGCCACCCGCGCGTGGTCGCGGCGGCCCAGGAGCAGGTCGGCCGGATCATCCACGCGCAGTACACGACCGTCATGCACCGGCCGTTGCTGACGCTGGTGGACCGCCTCGGCGAGGTCCTCCCCCGGCACCTCGACCGGATGTTCTTCGCGAACTCCGGCAGCGAGGCGATCGAAGCAGCGCTCCGGCTCAGCCGGCAGGCGACCGGCCGCCCGAACGTGATCGTGTTCCACGGCGGCTTCCACGGCCGCACCGTGGCCGCAGGCTCGATGACCACGTCCGGCACCAAGTTCCGCTCCGGCTTCAGTCCACTGATGGCGGGCGTCCACGTGTCGCCGTTCCCCGACCCCGGCCACTTCGGCTGGCCCGTCGAGCAGGCAACCGACTTCGCGCTCAGCCAGCTGGACTACGTGCTGCAGACGCTGAGCGCGCCGGCCGACACCGCGGCGTTCTTCGTCGAACCGGTGCTCGGCGAGGGCGGCTACGTTCCCGCGAACGAGCGGTTCTTCGCGGGCCTGCGGGAACGCGCCGACGCGCACGGCATCCTGCTCGTGGTCGACGAGGTGCAGACCGGCTTCGGGCGGACCGGCAAGTTCTGGGGCGGCGACCACTTCGG containing:
- a CDS encoding GntR family transcriptional regulator, with protein sequence MTSYIEPLAQESTPSIIADKLRKAIGHGEIKPGTQLGEADLARKLGVSRGPLREGMQRLTQEGLLVSIRNRGLFVIDMTPDDIRDMYLAREAIERAAAHKILQGNYEAAGTALLAIANKMLDADGDPKAIGELDIAFHELLVRLAGSPRLTRMHQTSIVETRMCIHALEETYLAADARALEHERLANAIRTGDPERTDRLLMDHMDDAIERLVNRTAEPTSR
- a CDS encoding NAD-dependent succinate-semialdehyde dehydrogenase → MDESTVVEAVEKRLFIDGKWVDADRGTTFDVVDPSTGKVLCAVADASPADGRAALEAAVAAQPAFAATSPRERSDLLMTAYQLLMDRVDELALLMTLEMGKPLAEARGEIAYAAEFFRHFAGEALRIDGGYQTAPAGNARFLITKQPVGPCLLITPWNFPMAMGTRKLGPAIAAGCTSVIKPAHQTPLSMLALMGILAEAGLPAGAVNCVTAMDAGGVMEPLIRSGLARKLSFTGSTRVGRILLEQCAEKVLRTSLELGGNAPFIVFEDADLDEAVTGAIAAKMRNMGEACTAANRIFVHESVIDEFGRRLAERMGALTVGRGTEPDVQVGPLIDEAGLAKVRALVADAVDRGATVLTGGEVADGNGYFYPPTVLTGVPREAAMADQEIFGPVAPLTAFSTEEEVVRAANDTEYGLVAYVFTNDLRRALRVAESIETGMVGLNQGIVSNPAAPFGGVKQSGLGREGGSVGIEEFLETKYIGIAVND
- a CDS encoding aspartate aminotransferase family protein, translating into MAELSQILKQATGVVAARGEGVQLFDEDDRRYLDFTAGIGVTSTGHCHPRVVAAAQEQVGRIIHAQYTTVMHRPLLTLVDRLGEVLPRHLDRMFFANSGSEAIEAALRLSRQATGRPNVIVFHGGFHGRTVAAGSMTTSGTKFRSGFSPLMAGVHVSPFPDPGHFGWPVEQATDFALSQLDYVLQTLSAPADTAAFFVEPVLGEGGYVPANERFFAGLRERADAHGILLVVDEVQTGFGRTGKFWGGDHFGSHPDILVTAKGLASGFPLSGIAAPAALMEKAWPGSQGGTYGANAVACAAALATLDVIKDENLVQNAADRGAQLKQALQLVADKHDQITDVRGLGLMIGNEFRDADGKPDPATAAAVQQEAARRGLLLLTCGAWGQVVRFIPALVVSPDEIDEAAGLWSDAVAAVVG